The following proteins are co-located in the Lagenorhynchus albirostris chromosome 4, mLagAlb1.1, whole genome shotgun sequence genome:
- the PLK4 gene encoding serine/threonine-protein kinase PLK4 isoform X1 — MATCIGEKIEDFKVGNLLGKGSFAGVYRAESIHTGLEVAIKMIDKKAMYKAGMVQRVQNEVKIHCQLKHPSILELYNYFEDNNYVYLVLEMCHNGEMNRYIKNRRKPFSENEARHFMHQIITGMLYLHSHGILHRDLTLSNLLLTHNMNIKIADFGLATQLKMPHEKHYTLCGTPNYISPEIATRSAHGLESDIWSLGCMFYTLLIGRPPFDTDTIKNTLNKVVLADYEMPTFLSREAKDLIHQLLRRNPADRLSLSSVLDHPFMSRNSSTKSKDLGTVEDSIDSGHATISTAITASSSTSMSGSLFDRRRLLIDQPLPNKMTIFPKNKNSSDFSSSGDGSSLYTQWGNQEQETSNSGRGRAIQEAEERPHSRYLRRAHSSDRSGISNSQSRAKTYPMERCYSAEMLSKSKRPGVDENEERYSSTNSNANILHFFKEKTSNGSGSFERPDNNQALSNHLCPKNGKTPFPFPDQTAQTEMVQQWFGNLQINAHLRETTECNSISPNRDFQGHPDLQDTTRNAWTDIRAKKSPDASDNAHSAKQLNTMKYMTAFHSKPEIIQQESIFGLDPSSEQSKTRGVEPPLGYQKHTLRSITSPLTAYRLKPIRQKTKKAVVSILDSEEVCVELLKEYASQEYVKEVLHISSDGNMITIYYPNDGRGFPLADRPPSPTDNISRYSFDNLPEKYWRKYQYASRFVQLVRSKSPKITYFTRYAKCVLMENSPGADFEVWFYDGAKIHKTEDLIQVIEKTGKSYTLKGESEVNSLKEEIKMYMNHANEGHRICLALESIISEEEKKSGSAPFFPIIVGRKPSSTSSPKALTPPPSVDPNYPMRETPSLNRMIINSAASPKQAPILNPSMVTNEGLGLAGAASGTNSSPSSLKDCLPKSAQLFKSVFVKNVGWATQLTSGAVWVQFNDGSQLVVQAGVSSISYTSPDGQTTRYGENEKLPEYIRQKLQCLSSILLMFSNSTPSLH, encoded by the exons ATGGCGACCTGCATCGGGGAGAAGATCGAG gaTTTTAAAGTTGGAAATCTGCTTGGTAAAGGATCATTTGCTGGTGTCTATAGAGCTGAGTCCATTCACACTGGTTTGGAAGTTGCAATCAAAATG ATAGATAAGAAAGCCATGTACAAAGCTGGAATGGTACAGAGAGTCCAAAATGAGGTGAAAATACATTGCCAATTGAAACATCCTTCTATCTTGGAG CTGTATAACTATTTTGAAGATAACAATTATGTGTACCTAGTATTAGAAATGTGCCATAATGGAGAGATGAACAGgtatataaaaaacagaagaaaaccatTCTCAGAAAATGAAG CTCGACACTTCATGCACCAGATCATCACAGGAATGCTGTATCTCCATTCTCATGGTATATTACACCGGGACCTCACACTTTCTAACCTCTTACTTACGCATAATATGAACATCAAGATCGCTGATTTTGGGCTGGCCACTCAATTGAAAATGCCACACGAAAAGCACTATACTTTATGTGGAACTCCTAATTACATTTCCCCAGAAATTGCAACTCGAAGTGCACATGGACTTGAATCTGATATTTGGTCCTTGGGCTGTATGTTTTATACGTTACTTATTGGAAGACCACCTTTTGACACTGACACCATCAAGAACACgttaaataaagttgtattggcAGATTATGAAATGCCAACTTTTTTGTCAAGAGAAGCCAAGGACCTTATTCACCAGTTACTTCGTAGAAATCCAGCAGATCGTTTAAGTCTGTCTTCAGTATTAGACCATCCTTTTATGTCCCGAAATTCTTCAACAAAAAGTAAAGATTTAGGAACTGTAGAAGACTCTATTGATAGTGGACATGCCACAATTTCTACTGCAATTACGGCTTCTTCCAGTACCAGTATGAGTGGTAGTTTATTTGACAGAAGAAGACTTTTGATTGACCAGCCACTCCCAAATAAAATGACTATAtttccaaagaataaaaattcaagtgatttttcttcttcaggagATGGAAGCAGCCTTTATACTCAGTGGGGAAATCAAGAACAAGAAACCAGTAATAGTGGAAGGGGAAGAGCAATCCAAGAGGCAGAAGAAAGGCCACATTCTCGATACCTTCGTAGAGCCCATTCCTCTGATAGATCTGGCATCTCTAATAGTCAGTCGCGAGCGAAAACGTATCCAATGGAACGATGTTACTCAGCAGAAATGCTTTCAAAATCCAAAAGACCAGGAGTagatgaaaatgaagaaagatacTCATCCACAAACAGCAATGCTAATATTCTTCacttctttaaagaaaagacaTCCAATGGTTCTGGATCTTTTGAAAGACCTGATAACAATCAAGCACT ctCCAATCATCTTTgtccaaaaaatggaaaaactccttttccatttccagaCCAGACAGCTCAGACTGAAATGGTGCAACAGTGGTTTGGGAATCTGCAAATAAATG CTCATTTAAGAGAAACTACTGAGTGCAACAGCATTAGCCCAAACAGAGATTTCCAGGGCCATCCAGATTTGCAGGACACAACAAGAAATGCCTGGACTGATATAAGAGCCAAAAAGAGCCCTGATGCTTCTGATAATGCGCATTCTGCAAAACAGTTGAATACCATGAAATACATGACTGCATTTCACAGTAAACCTGAGATAATTCAACAAGAATCTATTTTTGGCTTAGATCCTTCTTCCGAACAAAGCAAGACGAGGGGTGTGGAGCCACCATTGGGGTATCAGAAACATACATTACGAAGCATTACATCTCCTTTGACTGCTTACAGGTTAAAACCAATCAGACAGAAAACGAAGAAGGCTGTG gtgagcATACTTGATTCAGAGGAGGTATGTGTGGAGCTTCTAAAGGAGTATGCATCTCAAGAATATGTGAAAGAAGTTCTTCATATATCTAGTGATGGAAATATG ATCACTATTTATTATCCAAATGACGGAAGAGGTTTTCCTCTTGCAGATAGACCGCCCTCACCTACTGACAACATCAGTAGGTACAGTTTTGACAATTTACCAG AAAAGTACTGGCGAAAATATCAATATGCTTCCAGATTTGTGCAGCTTGTAAGATCTAAATCTCCCAAAATCACTTATTTTACAAGATATGCTAAATGTGTTTTGATGGAGAATTCCCCTGGTGCTGATTTTGAGGTTTGGTTTTATGATG GAGCAAAGATACACAAAACAGAAGATTTAATTCAGGTGATCGAAAAGACTGGCAAATCTTACACCTTAAAAGGTGAAAGTGAAGTTAATAgcttgaaagaggaaataaaaatgtatatgaacCATGCTAATGAG GGCCACCGTATTTGTTTAGCACTGGAATCCATAatttcagaagaggaaaagaaaagtggaAGTGCTCCCTTTTTCCCAATAATTGTAGGAAg AAAACCTAGTAGTACTAGTTCACCTAAGGCCTTAACACCTCCTCCTTCTGTGGATCCAAACTACCCAATGAGAGAGACACCATCTCTGAATAGAATGATCATAAATAGTGCAGCTTCTCCAAAACAGGCACCAATACTTAATCCTTCT ATGGTTACAAATGAAGGACTTGGCCTTGCAGGTGCAGCTTCTGGAACTAACAGCTCTCCTAGTAGTCTAAAAGATTGTCTCCCTAAATCAGCACAACTTTTCAAGTctgtttttgtgaaaaatgtcggTTGGGCTACACAG TTAACTAGTGGAGCTGTGTGGGTTCAGTTTAATGATGGGTCCCAGTTGGTCGTGCAAGCAGGAGTGTCTTCTATTAGTTATACATCTCCAGATGGTCAAACAACTAG gtatggagaaaatgaaaaattaccagAATACATCAGACAGAAATTACAGTGTCTTTCTTCCATCCTTTTGATGTTTTCTAATTCAACTCCTAGTCTTCATTGA
- the PLK4 gene encoding serine/threonine-protein kinase PLK4 isoform X2 — protein MYKAGMVQRVQNEVKIHCQLKHPSILELYNYFEDNNYVYLVLEMCHNGEMNRYIKNRRKPFSENEARHFMHQIITGMLYLHSHGILHRDLTLSNLLLTHNMNIKIADFGLATQLKMPHEKHYTLCGTPNYISPEIATRSAHGLESDIWSLGCMFYTLLIGRPPFDTDTIKNTLNKVVLADYEMPTFLSREAKDLIHQLLRRNPADRLSLSSVLDHPFMSRNSSTKSKDLGTVEDSIDSGHATISTAITASSSTSMSGSLFDRRRLLIDQPLPNKMTIFPKNKNSSDFSSSGDGSSLYTQWGNQEQETSNSGRGRAIQEAEERPHSRYLRRAHSSDRSGISNSQSRAKTYPMERCYSAEMLSKSKRPGVDENEERYSSTNSNANILHFFKEKTSNGSGSFERPDNNQALSNHLCPKNGKTPFPFPDQTAQTEMVQQWFGNLQINAHLRETTECNSISPNRDFQGHPDLQDTTRNAWTDIRAKKSPDASDNAHSAKQLNTMKYMTAFHSKPEIIQQESIFGLDPSSEQSKTRGVEPPLGYQKHTLRSITSPLTAYRLKPIRQKTKKAVVSILDSEEVCVELLKEYASQEYVKEVLHISSDGNMITIYYPNDGRGFPLADRPPSPTDNISRYSFDNLPEKYWRKYQYASRFVQLVRSKSPKITYFTRYAKCVLMENSPGADFEVWFYDGAKIHKTEDLIQVIEKTGKSYTLKGESEVNSLKEEIKMYMNHANEGHRICLALESIISEEEKKSGSAPFFPIIVGRKPSSTSSPKALTPPPSVDPNYPMRETPSLNRMIINSAASPKQAPILNPSMVTNEGLGLAGAASGTNSSPSSLKDCLPKSAQLFKSVFVKNVGWATQLTSGAVWVQFNDGSQLVVQAGVSSISYTSPDGQTTRYGENEKLPEYIRQKLQCLSSILLMFSNSTPSLH, from the exons ATGTACAAAGCTGGAATGGTACAGAGAGTCCAAAATGAGGTGAAAATACATTGCCAATTGAAACATCCTTCTATCTTGGAG CTGTATAACTATTTTGAAGATAACAATTATGTGTACCTAGTATTAGAAATGTGCCATAATGGAGAGATGAACAGgtatataaaaaacagaagaaaaccatTCTCAGAAAATGAAG CTCGACACTTCATGCACCAGATCATCACAGGAATGCTGTATCTCCATTCTCATGGTATATTACACCGGGACCTCACACTTTCTAACCTCTTACTTACGCATAATATGAACATCAAGATCGCTGATTTTGGGCTGGCCACTCAATTGAAAATGCCACACGAAAAGCACTATACTTTATGTGGAACTCCTAATTACATTTCCCCAGAAATTGCAACTCGAAGTGCACATGGACTTGAATCTGATATTTGGTCCTTGGGCTGTATGTTTTATACGTTACTTATTGGAAGACCACCTTTTGACACTGACACCATCAAGAACACgttaaataaagttgtattggcAGATTATGAAATGCCAACTTTTTTGTCAAGAGAAGCCAAGGACCTTATTCACCAGTTACTTCGTAGAAATCCAGCAGATCGTTTAAGTCTGTCTTCAGTATTAGACCATCCTTTTATGTCCCGAAATTCTTCAACAAAAAGTAAAGATTTAGGAACTGTAGAAGACTCTATTGATAGTGGACATGCCACAATTTCTACTGCAATTACGGCTTCTTCCAGTACCAGTATGAGTGGTAGTTTATTTGACAGAAGAAGACTTTTGATTGACCAGCCACTCCCAAATAAAATGACTATAtttccaaagaataaaaattcaagtgatttttcttcttcaggagATGGAAGCAGCCTTTATACTCAGTGGGGAAATCAAGAACAAGAAACCAGTAATAGTGGAAGGGGAAGAGCAATCCAAGAGGCAGAAGAAAGGCCACATTCTCGATACCTTCGTAGAGCCCATTCCTCTGATAGATCTGGCATCTCTAATAGTCAGTCGCGAGCGAAAACGTATCCAATGGAACGATGTTACTCAGCAGAAATGCTTTCAAAATCCAAAAGACCAGGAGTagatgaaaatgaagaaagatacTCATCCACAAACAGCAATGCTAATATTCTTCacttctttaaagaaaagacaTCCAATGGTTCTGGATCTTTTGAAAGACCTGATAACAATCAAGCACT ctCCAATCATCTTTgtccaaaaaatggaaaaactccttttccatttccagaCCAGACAGCTCAGACTGAAATGGTGCAACAGTGGTTTGGGAATCTGCAAATAAATG CTCATTTAAGAGAAACTACTGAGTGCAACAGCATTAGCCCAAACAGAGATTTCCAGGGCCATCCAGATTTGCAGGACACAACAAGAAATGCCTGGACTGATATAAGAGCCAAAAAGAGCCCTGATGCTTCTGATAATGCGCATTCTGCAAAACAGTTGAATACCATGAAATACATGACTGCATTTCACAGTAAACCTGAGATAATTCAACAAGAATCTATTTTTGGCTTAGATCCTTCTTCCGAACAAAGCAAGACGAGGGGTGTGGAGCCACCATTGGGGTATCAGAAACATACATTACGAAGCATTACATCTCCTTTGACTGCTTACAGGTTAAAACCAATCAGACAGAAAACGAAGAAGGCTGTG gtgagcATACTTGATTCAGAGGAGGTATGTGTGGAGCTTCTAAAGGAGTATGCATCTCAAGAATATGTGAAAGAAGTTCTTCATATATCTAGTGATGGAAATATG ATCACTATTTATTATCCAAATGACGGAAGAGGTTTTCCTCTTGCAGATAGACCGCCCTCACCTACTGACAACATCAGTAGGTACAGTTTTGACAATTTACCAG AAAAGTACTGGCGAAAATATCAATATGCTTCCAGATTTGTGCAGCTTGTAAGATCTAAATCTCCCAAAATCACTTATTTTACAAGATATGCTAAATGTGTTTTGATGGAGAATTCCCCTGGTGCTGATTTTGAGGTTTGGTTTTATGATG GAGCAAAGATACACAAAACAGAAGATTTAATTCAGGTGATCGAAAAGACTGGCAAATCTTACACCTTAAAAGGTGAAAGTGAAGTTAATAgcttgaaagaggaaataaaaatgtatatgaacCATGCTAATGAG GGCCACCGTATTTGTTTAGCACTGGAATCCATAatttcagaagaggaaaagaaaagtggaAGTGCTCCCTTTTTCCCAATAATTGTAGGAAg AAAACCTAGTAGTACTAGTTCACCTAAGGCCTTAACACCTCCTCCTTCTGTGGATCCAAACTACCCAATGAGAGAGACACCATCTCTGAATAGAATGATCATAAATAGTGCAGCTTCTCCAAAACAGGCACCAATACTTAATCCTTCT ATGGTTACAAATGAAGGACTTGGCCTTGCAGGTGCAGCTTCTGGAACTAACAGCTCTCCTAGTAGTCTAAAAGATTGTCTCCCTAAATCAGCACAACTTTTCAAGTctgtttttgtgaaaaatgtcggTTGGGCTACACAG TTAACTAGTGGAGCTGTGTGGGTTCAGTTTAATGATGGGTCCCAGTTGGTCGTGCAAGCAGGAGTGTCTTCTATTAGTTATACATCTCCAGATGGTCAAACAACTAG gtatggagaaaatgaaaaattaccagAATACATCAGACAGAAATTACAGTGTCTTTCTTCCATCCTTTTGATGTTTTCTAATTCAACTCCTAGTCTTCATTGA
- the PLK4 gene encoding serine/threonine-protein kinase PLK4 isoform X3, which yields MATCIGEKIEDFKVGNLLGKGSFAGVYRAESIHTGLEVAIKMIDKKAMYKAGMVQRVQNEVKIHCQLKHPSILELYNYFEDNNYVYLVLEMCHNGEMNRYIKNRRKPFSENEARHFMHQIITGMLYLHSHGILHRDLTLSNLLLTHNMNIKIADFGLATQLKMPHEKHYTLCGTPNYISPEIATRSAHGLESDIWSLGCMFYTLLIGRPPFDTDTIKNTLNKVVLADYEMPTFLSREAKDLIHQLLRRNPADRLSLSSVLDHPFMSRNSSTKSKDLGTVEDSIDSGHATISTAITASSSTSMSGSLFDRRRLLIDQPLPNKMTIFPKNKNSSDFSSSGDGSSLYTQWGNQEQETSNSGRGRAIQEAEERPHSRYLRRAHSSDRSGISNSQSRAKTYPMERCYSAEMLSKSKRPGVDENEERYSSTNSNANILHFFKEKTSNGSGSFERPDNNQALSNHLCPKNGKTPFPFPDQTAQTEMVQQWFGNLQINDPSSEQSKTRGVEPPLGYQKHTLRSITSPLTAYRLKPIRQKTKKAVVSILDSEEVCVELLKEYASQEYVKEVLHISSDGNMITIYYPNDGRGFPLADRPPSPTDNISRYSFDNLPEKYWRKYQYASRFVQLVRSKSPKITYFTRYAKCVLMENSPGADFEVWFYDGAKIHKTEDLIQVIEKTGKSYTLKGESEVNSLKEEIKMYMNHANEGHRICLALESIISEEEKKSGSAPFFPIIVGRKPSSTSSPKALTPPPSVDPNYPMRETPSLNRMIINSAASPKQAPILNPSMVTNEGLGLAGAASGTNSSPSSLKDCLPKSAQLFKSVFVKNVGWATQLTSGAVWVQFNDGSQLVVQAGVSSISYTSPDGQTTRYGENEKLPEYIRQKLQCLSSILLMFSNSTPSLH from the exons ATGGCGACCTGCATCGGGGAGAAGATCGAG gaTTTTAAAGTTGGAAATCTGCTTGGTAAAGGATCATTTGCTGGTGTCTATAGAGCTGAGTCCATTCACACTGGTTTGGAAGTTGCAATCAAAATG ATAGATAAGAAAGCCATGTACAAAGCTGGAATGGTACAGAGAGTCCAAAATGAGGTGAAAATACATTGCCAATTGAAACATCCTTCTATCTTGGAG CTGTATAACTATTTTGAAGATAACAATTATGTGTACCTAGTATTAGAAATGTGCCATAATGGAGAGATGAACAGgtatataaaaaacagaagaaaaccatTCTCAGAAAATGAAG CTCGACACTTCATGCACCAGATCATCACAGGAATGCTGTATCTCCATTCTCATGGTATATTACACCGGGACCTCACACTTTCTAACCTCTTACTTACGCATAATATGAACATCAAGATCGCTGATTTTGGGCTGGCCACTCAATTGAAAATGCCACACGAAAAGCACTATACTTTATGTGGAACTCCTAATTACATTTCCCCAGAAATTGCAACTCGAAGTGCACATGGACTTGAATCTGATATTTGGTCCTTGGGCTGTATGTTTTATACGTTACTTATTGGAAGACCACCTTTTGACACTGACACCATCAAGAACACgttaaataaagttgtattggcAGATTATGAAATGCCAACTTTTTTGTCAAGAGAAGCCAAGGACCTTATTCACCAGTTACTTCGTAGAAATCCAGCAGATCGTTTAAGTCTGTCTTCAGTATTAGACCATCCTTTTATGTCCCGAAATTCTTCAACAAAAAGTAAAGATTTAGGAACTGTAGAAGACTCTATTGATAGTGGACATGCCACAATTTCTACTGCAATTACGGCTTCTTCCAGTACCAGTATGAGTGGTAGTTTATTTGACAGAAGAAGACTTTTGATTGACCAGCCACTCCCAAATAAAATGACTATAtttccaaagaataaaaattcaagtgatttttcttcttcaggagATGGAAGCAGCCTTTATACTCAGTGGGGAAATCAAGAACAAGAAACCAGTAATAGTGGAAGGGGAAGAGCAATCCAAGAGGCAGAAGAAAGGCCACATTCTCGATACCTTCGTAGAGCCCATTCCTCTGATAGATCTGGCATCTCTAATAGTCAGTCGCGAGCGAAAACGTATCCAATGGAACGATGTTACTCAGCAGAAATGCTTTCAAAATCCAAAAGACCAGGAGTagatgaaaatgaagaaagatacTCATCCACAAACAGCAATGCTAATATTCTTCacttctttaaagaaaagacaTCCAATGGTTCTGGATCTTTTGAAAGACCTGATAACAATCAAGCACT ctCCAATCATCTTTgtccaaaaaatggaaaaactccttttccatttccagaCCAGACAGCTCAGACTGAAATGGTGCAACAGTGGTTTGGGAATCTGCAAATAAATG ATCCTTCTTCCGAACAAAGCAAGACGAGGGGTGTGGAGCCACCATTGGGGTATCAGAAACATACATTACGAAGCATTACATCTCCTTTGACTGCTTACAGGTTAAAACCAATCAGACAGAAAACGAAGAAGGCTGTG gtgagcATACTTGATTCAGAGGAGGTATGTGTGGAGCTTCTAAAGGAGTATGCATCTCAAGAATATGTGAAAGAAGTTCTTCATATATCTAGTGATGGAAATATG ATCACTATTTATTATCCAAATGACGGAAGAGGTTTTCCTCTTGCAGATAGACCGCCCTCACCTACTGACAACATCAGTAGGTACAGTTTTGACAATTTACCAG AAAAGTACTGGCGAAAATATCAATATGCTTCCAGATTTGTGCAGCTTGTAAGATCTAAATCTCCCAAAATCACTTATTTTACAAGATATGCTAAATGTGTTTTGATGGAGAATTCCCCTGGTGCTGATTTTGAGGTTTGGTTTTATGATG GAGCAAAGATACACAAAACAGAAGATTTAATTCAGGTGATCGAAAAGACTGGCAAATCTTACACCTTAAAAGGTGAAAGTGAAGTTAATAgcttgaaagaggaaataaaaatgtatatgaacCATGCTAATGAG GGCCACCGTATTTGTTTAGCACTGGAATCCATAatttcagaagaggaaaagaaaagtggaAGTGCTCCCTTTTTCCCAATAATTGTAGGAAg AAAACCTAGTAGTACTAGTTCACCTAAGGCCTTAACACCTCCTCCTTCTGTGGATCCAAACTACCCAATGAGAGAGACACCATCTCTGAATAGAATGATCATAAATAGTGCAGCTTCTCCAAAACAGGCACCAATACTTAATCCTTCT ATGGTTACAAATGAAGGACTTGGCCTTGCAGGTGCAGCTTCTGGAACTAACAGCTCTCCTAGTAGTCTAAAAGATTGTCTCCCTAAATCAGCACAACTTTTCAAGTctgtttttgtgaaaaatgtcggTTGGGCTACACAG TTAACTAGTGGAGCTGTGTGGGTTCAGTTTAATGATGGGTCCCAGTTGGTCGTGCAAGCAGGAGTGTCTTCTATTAGTTATACATCTCCAGATGGTCAAACAACTAG gtatggagaaaatgaaaaattaccagAATACATCAGACAGAAATTACAGTGTCTTTCTTCCATCCTTTTGATGTTTTCTAATTCAACTCCTAGTCTTCATTGA